The following coding sequences lie in one Arachis stenosperma cultivar V10309 chromosome 5, arast.V10309.gnm1.PFL2, whole genome shotgun sequence genomic window:
- the LOC130979907 gene encoding putative pentatricopeptide repeat-containing protein At1g12700, mitochondrial, giving the protein MLRSSTRTSLRFFRQQNQFGNVDYAIWFLDHMDYMGYQPDAHTFGTIINGLCKMGNTPAAIAILRKTETRNRKPSVDVASYSTIVDSLCKDGLVSEALSLFSEMTTKGIQPSTITYNSLIQGLCTFSRWQEAVSLLSERKQKGIMPDTHTFNILVDALCKEGKISSARAILGQMVRMGKEPTVVTYNSMIAGCCFLSEMEEAMKVFDLMIHKGCLPDANTYTTLIHGWCKIKSINRAIYLLEEMINKGLNMNDSTWNTLIGGFCRVGKPLAAKELFFTMHKFGQQPDLLTCGILLDGLFKCHMSSDAISLFREMEKNNLDLNIVTYSLVMNGMCQAGKLNDARELFSCLPAKGLKPDVYTYTIMIQGLCREGLLVNAEELLINMEEDGCLPNSCTYNVFVRGLLRQNDVPKSIKYLQIMKDKGFSADATTVKLLIGHCSVHNAFQEFVQKII; this is encoded by the exons ATGTTGCGTTCATCAACCAGAACTTCTCTCCGTTTCTTTCGGCAGCAAAATCAATTTG GCAATGTGGATTATGCTATTTGGTTTCTTGACCACATGGATTACATGGGATATCAACCCGACGCCCACACGTTTGGAACAATTATAAATGGATTGTGCAAGATGGGCAACACCCCTGCTGCCATTGCCATTCTAAGGAAGACGGAAACAAGAAACCGCAAACCAAGTGTTGATGTTGCAAGTTATAGCACAATTGTGGATAGTCTTTGCAAGGATGGGCTGGTTTCTGAGGCTTTGAGTCTATTCTCCGAAATGACAACGAAAGGTATACAACCCTCTACGATCACTTACAATAGCTTGATTCAAGGACTCTGTACTTTCAGCAGATGGCAAGAGGCTGTGTCCTTACTGAGCGAGAGAAAACAAAAGGGAATTATGCCGGATACGCatacttttaatattttagtgGATGCTCTTTGTAAAGAGGGAAAGATTTCAAGTGCTAGAGCCATACTTGGTCAAATGGTTCGAATGGGAAAGGAGCCTACTGTTGTTACCTATAACTCAATGATTGCTGGTTGTTGTTTCCTAAGTGAAATGGAGGAGGCCATGAAAGTATTTGATTTGATGATTCACAAGGGATGCCTACCAGACGCCAACACTTATACTACATTAATCCATGGGTGGTGCAAGATCAAAAGTATTAATAGGGCTATTTATCTCTTGGAGGAAATGATCAATAAAGGATTAAATATGAATGATTCGACTTGGAATACTCTTATCGGTGGATTTTGCAGAGTGGGTAAACCTTTAGCTGCTAAAGAATTGTTTTTTACAATGCACAAGTTTGGTCAACAGCCTGATCTACTGACCTGTGGGATTCTATTGGATGGCCTATTCAAATGCCATATGTCTTCTGATGCAATATCGTTATTTAGAGAAATGGAGAAGAATAATTTGGATCTTAATATTGTAACTTATAGTTTGGTGATGAATGGGATGTGCCAAGCTGGAAAACTAAATGATGCACGTGAACTCTTCTCCTGTCTGCCAGCAAAAGGCTTGAAGCCTGATGTATATACTTATACAATAATGATCCAAGGTCTTTGTAGGGAAGGACTTTTGGTTAATGCTGAAGAGTTACTGATCAATATGGAAGAGGATGGCTGCCTGCCAAATTCCTGCACATATAATGTCTTCGTCCGTGGATTACTGCGACAAAATGATGTTCCAAAGTCAATAAAATATCTTCAGATTATGAAAGACAAAGGTTTTTCTGCAGATGCCACCACTGTGAAATTGCTTATAGGTCACTGCTCTGTCCACAATGCTTTTCAAGAATTTGTGCAGAAGATTATttga
- the LOC130979468 gene encoding probable metal-nicotianamine transporter YSL7 — protein sequence MAQHRSGDRMVMENGLDSVDHHEHDHDHADDGTIELREEEVSVEKVFQHKLVPSWRNQLTLRAFAVSLALSILFTFIVMKLNLTVGIIPSLNVSAGLLGFFFVKTWTKFLEGSGMLKQPFTRQENTVIQTCVVASSGIAFSGGFGSYLFGMSKRVADQTSDSSDFKDPKLGWMIAFLFVVSFLGLFSVVPLRKIMVIDFKLTYPSGTATAHLINSFHTPQGAKLAKKQVKTLGKFFSFSFLWGFFQWFYTATDQCGFQAFPSLGLKAYQNRFYFDFSATYIGVGMICPYIINISVLLGGILSWGLMWPLIKNREGDWYAKGLGDGSLHGIQGYRVFLAIAMILGDGLYNFFKVLIHTFLGLYTQFRNKRESVLPVADQDSPLPPQQSYDDQRRTQLFLKDQIPTWFAVGGYVAIAAISTATLPHIFHQLKWYYMIVIYLIAPTLAFCNSYGSGLTDWSLASTYGKLAIFTIGAWAGSSHGGVLAGLAACGVMMNIVSTASDLMQDFKTGYLTLASPRSMFVSQVIGTAMGCVVSPCVFWIFYKAFPDLGTPNSEYPAPNAMVFRNMAILGVEGFKSLPKHCLLLCYILFGSAIAINMIKDFLGKRGRYIPLPMAMAIPFYLGPYFAIDMCVGSLILFVWEKLNKAKANAFGPAVASGLICGDGIWTLPSSILALAGVKPPICMKFLSRATNARVDTFLGN from the exons ATGGCCCAACATAGAAGTGGGGATAGGATGGTGATGGAGAATGGTCTTGACTCTGTTGATCATCATGAACATGATCATGATCATGCAGATGATGGTACCATAGAACTGAGGGAAGAAGAGGTTTCAGTGGAGAAGGTGTTTCAACACAAGCTGGTTCCATCATGGAGGAACCAACTAACTTTGAGAGCTTTTGCAGTGAGCCTTGCACTCAGCATACTCTTCACCTTCATAGTCATGAAGCTCAACCTCACAGTTGGTATCATACCTTCTCTGAATGTGTCTGCCGGGCTTCTGGGGTTCTTCTTTGTTAAGACATGGACCAAGTTCTTGGAAGGTTCTGGAATGTTGAAACAACCTTTTACAAGGCAAGAGAACACTGTCATCCAAACATGTGTTGTTGCATCCTCTGGCATAGCCTTTAGTG GAGGATTTGGGAGTTACCTATTTGGAATGAGTAAACGAGTGGCTGATCAAACATCAGATAGCAGTGACTTTAAGGACCCAAAATTAGGGTGGATGATTGCTTTTCTATTTGTTGTTAGCTTTCTTGGACTCTTCTCAGTTGTACCTCTTAGAAAG ATTATGGTTATTGACTTCAAATTGACATATCCAAGTGGTACTGCAACTGCTCATCTTATCAACAGTTTCCACACTCCTCAGGGAGCCAAATTAGCAAA GAAGCAAGTGAAAACTTTGGGAAAATTCTTCAGTTTTAGTTTTCTATGGGGTTTCTTTCAATGGTTCTATACAGCCACTGACCAATGTGGATTTCAAGCCTTCCCTTCACTGGGGCTCAAAGCATATCAGAACAG GTTTTACTTTGATTTCTCTGCAACCTACATTGGAGTAGGAATGATTTGCCCCTACATCATAAACATATCAGTGCTCCTTGGAGGAATCCTTTCATGGGGTCTAATGTGGCCACTCATAAAGAACAGAGAAGGTGATTGGTATGCTAAAGGCCTTGGCGACGGCAGCCTTCATGGAATCCAAGGTTATAGA GTATTTCTAGCCATAGCTATGATTCTTGGAGATGGTTTATATAACTTCTTCAAGGTGCTAATTCATACATTCTTGGGTTTGTATACTCAATTTCGGAACAAAAGGGAAAGTGTTCTTCCTGTTGCCGATCAGGACTCTCCATTGCCTCCTCAGCAATCCTATGATGATCAGCGCCGCACCCAACTCTTTCTTAAAGATCAGATTCCCACATGGTTTGCAGTTGGAGGCTATGTTGCCATAGCTGCCATCTCTACAGCCACTTTGCCTCACATATTTCATCAACTGAAATGGTATTACATGATTGTCATCTACCTCATTGCGCCTACCTTAGCATTTTGCAATTCTTATGGCAGTGGACTGACGGATTGGTCCCTTGCATCCACCTATGGAAAGCTTGCCATTTTCACAATTGGAGCATGGGCCGGTTCATCACATGGTGGAGTTCTTGCTGGCCTAGCAGCTTGTGGGGTGATGATGAACATTGTTTCCACAGCTTCTGACTTGATGCAAGATTTTAAGACCGGCTACCTTACCCTCGCTTCGCCTCGCTCCATGTTTGTTAGCCAAGTAATTGGCACAGCAATGGGGTGTGTAGTTTCTCCTTGTGTCTTTTGGATTTTCTACAAAGCATTTCCTGATCTTGGGACACCAAATAGTGAATACCCTGCCCCAAATGCAATGGTTTTCAGGAACATGGCCATATTGGGTGTAGAAGGCTTCAAGTCTCTACCAAAACACTGCCTCTTGCTTTGCTATATCCTCTTTGGTTCTGCCATTGCAATAAACATGATCAAAGATTTCCTAGGTAAAAGGGGGAGGTACATACCACTTCCAATGGCCATGGCAATACCATTCTATCTAGGACCCTACTTTGCCATTGACATGTGTGTTGGAAGTTTGATATTGTTTGTGTGGGAAAAGTTGAACAAGGCTAAGGCCAATGCATTTGGACCAGCTGTAGCTTCTGGTTTGATTTGTGGTGATGGAATATGGACTCTGCCTTCTTCAATTCTTGCTCTTGCTGGAGTTAAACCACCTATTTGCATGAAGTTCTTGTCTAGGGCCACTAATGCCAGGGTTGACACTTTCTTAGGGAATTGA